From a region of the Pristis pectinata isolate sPriPec2 chromosome 2, sPriPec2.1.pri, whole genome shotgun sequence genome:
- the LOC127567370 gene encoding interleukin-8-like — MKIQTTFLLMAAAVICLSYHGLCIAGQKISRCRCVKVSSQFIHPSKFQHIDIFPPGPHCRRVEIVITLKKGIKVCVNPEATWVKKVINILTERNKNNEDSLPSTAAKPLTE; from the exons ATGAAGATTCAGACAACATTTTTGTTGATGGCAGCAGCTGTCATTTGCCTAAGTTATCATG GTCTGTGTATAGCAGGTCAAAAAATCTCAAGATGCAGATGTGTGAAAGTCTCATCTCAGTTCATTCATCCAAGCAAGTTTCAACATATCGACATCTTTCCTCCGGGCCCCCACTGCAGAAGGGTGGAGATTGT AATTACCCTGAAGAAAGGGATAAAGGTCTGTGTGAATCCTGAAGCTACATGGGTCAAAAAAGTTATTAATATCTTgactgaaag aaacaaaaataatgaagaCTCTCTGCCAAGTACTGCAGCAAAACCATTGACAGAATGA